The Terriglobus roseus sequence CCGAAGCCAGAAGGTCTCTCATCACTGGGATCCACTTTGACGGTCGTCGCAATGCACACGCAAAGTGCACGTGCCGAGCCTTATGCAGTTTGGCCAGAACCGTTCTGCTTGACAGCAGATCTTCAAGGTTCTGATTGATGGCATCGTGCGTCACCATCATGCTGTTCGATTGGTAGGCAACGGAGACGGTTAGCGCCGTCGGCTGGTCCTTGCGTACTTCACACGCGGAGACATCCAACCCCTCACGAAGAATCTCACCCCATGTGGGCAAAGTTTCTGCGTCGCCTCCGACGCGTGTCACGATGGCTGTTGCGCTGCCGAGTCGGCTGGCCGCCAGTGCGGAGGTCGCGAGTCCGCCACCGGGCGCAATCAGGAACGAGTCCGTCTTGACCTCTTCCCCGAATCGCGGCTGAGCACGGAGGCCGTAGAAGATCAGATCCGAGAAGAACTCGCCGAACACAACGAGGTCAAATTTATTGGCGCTCCCGGTTCGCAGAGCCATG is a genomic window containing:
- a CDS encoding carbohydrate kinase family protein, coding for MALRTGSANKFDLVVFGEFFSDLIFYGLRAQPRFGEEVKTDSFLIAPGGGLATSALAASRLGSATAIVTRVGGDAETLPTWGEILREGLDVSACEVRKDQPTALTVSVAYQSNSMMVTHDAINQNLEDLLSSRTVLAKLHKARHVHFACALRRPSKWIPVMRDLLASGITVSADFGWNPDLSPKQLLSIVRHCEFIFPNEHEAKAITGTNDALRALEKLQDWVRVPVVKLGRRGAMLMADGQLYRQSALPIDIVDATGAGDAFDGGFLHSFLHGAGWDDCLRTGNVCGSLSASQPGGSQGLPTPKELRQHLATLKSGKPRRPA